Below is a genomic region from Propionispora vibrioides.
GGTCAAATTGTGATTGAACTGTTTGAGGGCGACGCACCTAAAACCGTGGCTAATTTTGAGAAGCTGATTAATGAAGAATTTTATGACGGTTTGACTTTCCATCGCGTAATTAAAGGTTTCGTGGCTCAGGGAGGTTGCCCTAACGGCAACGGTACCGGCGGCCCTGGCTATACTATTCCCTGTGAAACCAAGGGAAATCCCAAACGGCATGAACGTGGTTCTTTGTCGATGGCGCACCGCGGTCCGAATACGGGTGGCAGTCAGTTCTTTATCGTATACGAACCGCAGCCCCATTTGGATGGCGTACATACTGTCTTTGGCAAAGTAATTGAAGGCATGGATGTGGTTGACCAGATACAACCGGGCGATAAGATGAACAAGGTTACCGTAGTCGAAGCATAATTGCTTGAGGCTAGTGTCTGGGCAATTTTGTCAATGAATCTTGCTTGGTCGCAACAACTAATGACGTCGCTTGACGGCGTCATTTTTATTTTTTAAAAGTTGGGAGAGTGGCACATGGAATTTATTGACCCACAGATGTTATTGTTTTTATTGGCCGCCGGTTTTTGCGCCGCCTTTGTTGATTCCGTGGTGGGCGGTGGCGGCCTGATTTCGCTGCCGGCATTGCTGCTTACCGGTATGCCGCCCGGACTGGCGCTGGGGACGAATAAAATGGCCAGCGTCATGGGCAGTTTTACCAGTACACTTTCTTTTATGTTTTCGGGGAAAGTAAATTTTAAGTTAATCAAATATCTTTTTTTTATTGACTTCTTTGGGTCCATACTGGGTGTCTATACGGTACAGCATATTCCGCCTCATTTTTTGAAACCGTTGGTTGTTGTACTGCTGGTGGTGGTGACGGTATATACCTTGCTGCGTAAGGACTGGGGCGATATCTCTACCTATGGCGGTATCACGGCGAAGACGCTCTGGCTCAGCGGTGCAGCCGCTGGGTTGCTGGGCTTTTATGACGGTTTTTTCGGTCCCGGCACAGGGTCGTTTTTGATTTTTGCCTTTCTCATGCTGGGGTTTGATTTTGTTGTAGCGGCGGGAAATGCCAAGGCTTTAAATTTTGCCAGCAACATCGCCGCCGTCATTGCCTTTGCCTATTTTGGCTCCATTCGGTATTCCTATGGCATTGTAATGGGCTTGGCAATGATTCTGGGCGCACTGGCCGGTTCGCGTGTGGCGATTAAAAATGGGGCGGCTTTTGTCAAGCCGGTGTTTATTTTTATGTCGCTGCTGCTCATTGGTAAGCAAATTTGGGATGTGGCGCACTGATTAATCAAGAGAATATGACAGCAAGAAGGTTTCCCGCGGGCCGGGAGGCCTCTTTTTTTTGCAGTCAGACAAGCATGTCCGTCACAGAAAACCCGGCAAGGTCCTGCCGGAATGGTTGCCCGCCCTTTTCTCCGCTAATTAATAAGATGACTATCCTAAATCGGGCAAAACGGTAATACATTGTAGTATGGCTATGTGTTAGCATTCTACTTTGCCGCATAGAGACTCAATCAGGATGAGGAGGGTACTTCTGTGGTTGATTTTAATTTTGCGACGCTGATCAAAAAAGACCGGGAAGAACGGCAGTATGTACCGTTTACCGGAACGTTTCTGGAATATTTAAAGCTGGTTGCCGAAAATCCCAAGCACCATTCAATGCTGGCCCATCAGCGCATGTTCAATCTCCTGGTGGAGCCCGGCGTGGAGACAATCAAGACGGAGGAGCATCCACACTTAAAGCGCATCTATGGCAATGAAACCATTAAGCAATATGAATTTTTTAAACATGATTTTTTTGGCATTGACAACAGTATTATGAAAATCATGCGTTATTTCCACGCGGCAGCCATGAAGGGGGAAGAGTCGCGTCAGGTGCTGTATTTGGTTGGACCGGTCGGCGCCGGTAAGTCGTCGATCATGGAGGCGCTAAAACGGGCTTTGGAAGCAAGCCCGGATATTTACGTGTTGCAGGGCTGCCCGATGCGGGAAATGCCGCTGCACCTGATTCCAAAACACCTGCGACCTGTCTTTGAACGGGAGCTGGGCATCAAGGTGGAAGGCGATTTGTGCCCGGTATGCCGCTATCGTCTGAAACACGAATTTGGCGGGGAATATGAACGCTTTCCGGTTACGACGGCCGGGTTTTCAATACGTTCCCGCAAAGGGATCGGCGTAGTACCGCCAGTAGATCCGAACAATCAGGATACGTCGGTGCTGATCGGCTCGGTGGATATTTCCAAGCTGGATTTATACCCGGAGGATGATCCACGGGTACTGTCGTTAAATGGGGCGTTTAATGCCGGCAACCGGGGCATTGTGGAATTTATTGAGGTATTTAAGAATGAAGTCGAGTATTTGCACGCCATGATTACGGCCACACAGGAAAAGTCCATTCCCTCACCGGGCAAGGGAGCGATGATTTACTTTGACGGCATTATTTTGGCCCATTCCAATGAGGCGGAGTGGAATAAGTTTAAATCCGACCATACTAATGAAGCGATTTTGGACCGGATTGTCAAAGTAGAGGTGCCCTATTGCCTGCAGTTGGATGAGGAAGTGAAAATCTACCGAAAAGTCCTGAGAAACAGCAATTTTGATGCTCATATAGCGCCACATACCATCGAAATGGCCTCGATGTTTGCCATTTTGTCCCGTCTGGCGCCATCGGCCAAGGTGGACCCTCTGACCAAGCTGAAAATCTACAACGGAGAAGAAATTGTAGAAAAGGGCTCGACTAAAAAGGTGGATATCTTCGAGCTGAGGGAAGAGGCACAGCGGGAAGGGATGAGCGGAATTTCCACGCGTTTCATCATGAAGGCGCTGGATACGGCATTGTCTGAATCGGAAAACAATTGTATCAATCCCTTGGCTATTTTGGATACCATGGTGAAAGCCACCAAGGAAATGGCTGTTAACGAGGATGAGAGAAAACGCTATCTGGGCTTTTTGCAGGATACGATTAAGAAAGAGTACAATCTGATTATCGAAAAGGAGGTAACCAGAGCTTTCATTCATGGTTACCAGGAGCAGGCGGAGAGTCTGTTCAACAACTATCTTGACCATGCCGAAGCCTTTGTCAATGTCACCAAGCTGAAGGATCCAAACACCGGGGAAGAGCTGGAACCGGATATCAAGTTCCTGCAGTCCATCGAAGAGCAGATTGGCATTAGCGGTACGGCGGCGCTGGGCTTCCGGCAGGACGTTACTTCCTATATGTTTTCCATTTTGCGTAGTGGCGGACGGCTGGACTATAAAAGCTATGAACCACTCAAGGAAGCCATTGAGAAGAAGCTGACTTTTTCGGTTAAAGAGTTGTCACGGGTGGTCACCAAAGCCAGGGTCAGAGATAAAGAACAAGACAGCAAGTATAATGCCATGGTCGAGGAAATGAAACAGAACGGCTATTGTGATCACTGCTGCAATGTGATTTTAAAATATGCGGCCAATAATTTGTGGAAGGATTAGTACCTTGTCAGTTTTAAAACAGTAGGAGGATGGCGTGGCTATTTTTCGCAGCGCGAGGCGAAGGAAGGAGTCATACCGTTAGTATGCTGACTGACGACAACGAAGCGGTGCGGAAAATAGACCGCCAGTATTCACTGGATTAAGGCTGACAAGGTACTAGCAGCAATGCTGGCTGCTGAAACGGAGTGAAGGACGATGGCGGTATTCAAGGACGGGGGGACCGGTCATTCTGACCGGTCCGCATGGGATCGCAAGCGCCACCGGAAACTGATGGAGGATGCCATTAGAAGGAACCTGGGCGATATTATTGCGGAGGAAAGTATTATTGGGCAGAGCAAGGATAAAAAAATCAAAATACCGGTCAAGAGCATTAAAGAGTATCAGTTTATCTATGGAAAAGGCAATGACGGTGGCGCGTCGGGGGACGGTCAGGAAAAGAAGGGGCAGGTCATCGGCAAAGTGGTGGGACAAAACGGAACGGCCAGTGGCGGGCCGGGGGGCAGTGATCCCGGTGAGGAAATTTACGAAACGGAAATTACCATGGATGAAATTATCGGTTATATGTTCAATGAACTGCAGCTACCGGATATCGACAAGAAGAAGTACGGCCTTATTGAGGATGAATGCCGGATAAAGCGCAGCGGCTATCAGCCGAAGGGCATCCCGCCGCGGCTGGCGAAAAAGCGCACCGTTATTGAAAAAATAAAGCGCAAGCAAAGTTACCGGCGCAATCAAACGGCTGGAGCGGAACAAGCGATACCTCAGCGTATTCCTTTCCGGACCGAGGATCTTAGATATCACCGGGTAAAGGAGGAGCATAAGCGGCGCTCCAACGCGGTGGTCATTTGTATTATGGATACGTCCGGTTCGATGGACCAGACCAAGAAGTATCTGGCTCGCAGTTTTTATTTTCTGCTGTATCAGTTTGTCCGCTGGAAGTATGAACAGGTGGAGGTGGTGTTCATCGCCCACACCACGGAGGCCAAGGAAGTAAACGAATGGGAGTTTTTTCATCGCGGCGAGTCGGGCGGGACGGTTATCAGCAGCGGCTACGCCAAAGCACTGGAGGTCATTGAGGCAAGGTATAATCCGGCAGTGTGGAATATCTATGCCTTCCATTGCTCTGACGGTGACAATTGGGGCGACGACAATAACCGGGCCATCGGACTGGCCAAAGATTTGTGCGGGGTGTGCAACTTATTCGGTTACGGTGAAATTACCTTCACGCAAAGCTGGAACGTTACCATTCGCCGGGATTTTGAGCGGGCCATGCAGGAGCCGAATTTTGTGATGGCAACTATGAGCAAAAAAGAAGACATTTGGCCGGCTTTTAAAAAAATATTGGATAAACATGCGACGGCTGGAGGGAAGGAGCATGAATGATTACACGCTGCGCGAGCTGGAGGCGTGGGGGGACCGGATTGAAGAACTGGTCCGGTCGGCCGGCCTGGAGTGCTACGAGCAGTTTTTTGAAATATGCGATTATGAAGATATGCTGTGTTACGAAGCATATGCCGGCATGCCTTCCCACTATCCCCACTGGAGTTTCGGCAAGATGTATGAACGGCAGCGGACTTTTTATCAATATAATCTGGTGGGCCTTCCCTATGAAATGGTGATAAATTCCGATCCCTGCCTGGCCTATTTAATGCGGGACAATACGCTGGCGCTGCAGGTTTTGACAATGGCCCATGTATATGGGCACAATGATTTCTTTAAGAACAACCGCTTGTTTAAGGAATATACCCGGGCCGAGCTTACGGTGGAATTGTTTAAGAATCACGCTGACCGGGTACGCGGCTATATGGCCGATCCCTCTATCGGACCGGACCGGGTGGAGCGGATTCTTGATGCCGCTCATGCGCTGCGCTACCAACTGCAGCGTTTTGGCAAAAGAGAGCAAAAGCACGACAGGGAGCAACTGACAAAGGAAAGTGAACAGGATATTCCGGACCGTTTAAAGAATGACCTGCTAACGTTTTTGGCGGAACGGGGCAAGCTGACCGAGTGGGAACGGAACCTGGTCTACATAGTCCGGGATGAAACCTTCTATTTTTTACCTCAATTGGAGACCAAGATCATGAATGAGGGCTGGGCCAGCTTCTGGCACTACAAATTGTTAAACCGGCTGGCGTTGCCGCAAAGTCTGCATTGGGAATTTCTCCAGCGTCACAATCTGGTGGTGCGGCCCCATGCCAACCGGATCAATCCCTATTTTCTCGGGTTTAATATTTTCACTTATTTAGAGGAAACCTATGGGTTGGACTATATTTTTCAGGTCCGGACACAGGAACGGGATCAGTCGTTTCTGCGACGGTACCTGACCCGGGAATTATGCGAAAAGCTTTGCCTGTTCTCCTATACCGTACGGGGCAACGACATTGTTGTTAAAGAGGTTGGCGACGAGGAAGGCTGGAAGACGGTGCGGGACGATCTGGTTAAAGGAGTGGGACTGGGCTCTATTCCTTGTGTTGTTCCGTTGGCGGTGGAACGGGACCAGCTTGTCCTCGAACATGTTTTTGAGGGCTGGGAGCTGGATATTACCTATGCCAGGGAGACGCTGAAATATGTTGTTGATTTATGGGGCGGCCGGGTGAGTCTGAAGACGCAGTTGAGTGGCAAGGCGAAACGGCTGATTTGCAGTGAGGATAAGGTGGTATCGCTGATCGATGATATTTAAGGAACCACTGCTTTATTCGCAGCGCGCGGTCTGAAGAATCTTTTGCTGCCGGGCTGTGTCAGCCAAACCTTTGAAATAGCCTATCTTTGGATATTCCTTTCTTGCCAGGCGGAAGAATCCCGCATCAGGCCGACTAAATTACTAAATCAACGATTCCCTGGAGCAGCAGTGCATGAGGATATAGACAGAGCGGATCATAAAAACAACGAGGCTGCCAGGTTCAGTAAAGGGCAGTCTCGTTGTTTGCTGTTGCTCGGCCGTGAGATGCGTCAGCTCAGACGGAGCAGGCCGAGCAGAATTAAAATAATGCCGGGCAGGTAGGGGAAACGGCTTTTCAAAGCAGGGGAGACAAGCCGTTGGCAGGAGGCCAGACCCAGCAGGAGGGCACCCATTTGGACGCAGCCCATCAGCAGCGGCGTGTAGGCAGGCAGCGAATTCATCAGAGCGGCGGCGAAGGTGGCCACCATATTGTCGATACCCAAGGCCAGACCCAGGAAAACCGCTTCCAGCGCATTGATGCGGCTGGAATGATCCAAATCGGCAGTTTCCGGCTGAGCCATGATACTGATGACAATGCGGCCGATGGAGATGGTGAGCTTTCGCGCCGTAGGCTCCTGACTATTTTCATAGGACTTTACGTCTTTGGTCAGATATTCCTGGAACAGGCTGCAGAGTCCGATTAGGATGAGCAGTAAAGCTCCGGCCACGACGGCGAAATGGGGGTTCATAAAGTCGCCGACATAAGCGGCGCAGAAAACGGCGGCCACAGTGGAGACGGCAGTGATGCTGCCTACAATCAGGAGGGATACCGGCGGTATGCGGATATTTTTCAAGCCATAGGCCAAACCGGCAACAAAGCCGTCCAGACTCAGGGCCGTGGCCAATAGCAGTACATAAAATATGTTCATACTGTAGCCTCCCGGATGTGTCAGGATGATTGTGCTACTTGTTTTTCGTGCTATAGTATGCAAGGGAGCGTCGCTTGGTTACCAGGAAAATCGCAGGCGACAGGAGGTTTTTTTTGTCCTTATGGGGAAATATATGGTATAATAAAGTGTTAGCACACTGAGCGATGTCGAGGTGAGAATGTGGATTTTGGATTAGGCAAGGTTTTGCCGGTACGTATTGAAGATGAAATGAAAAATTCCTATATCGATTACGCGATGAGCGTTATTGTTATGCGGGCGCTGCCGGATGTCCGGGATGGTTTGAAACCGGTTCACCGCCGCATTTTATACGCGATGCATGAGGCCGGAATGGCGCCGAACAAACCGTATAAAAAATCGGCCCGTATTGTTGGGGAAGTATTGGGTAAGTATCATCCACACGGTGATTCTTCGGTATACGATGCGACGGTACGGATGGCGCAGGACTTTTCCATCCGCTATTTGCTGGTGGACGGGCATGGTAACTTCGGTTCGATTGACGGTGACTCGGCGGCGGCGATGCGGTATACTGAGGTGCGCATGTCGCGGGTGGCCGAGTCCATGCTGGAGGATATTGAGCGGGATACGGTCGATTTTGCTCCGAACTATGATGAGTCGTTAAAGGAGCCTACCGTTCTGCCGTCTAAGATTCCTAACCTGTTAGTGAACGGGTCGGCGGGGATCGCGGTCGGCATGGCCACCAACATACCGCCCCATAACCTGGGCGAAGTGGTGGACGGACTGATTATGATGATTGATAACCCCGAGGTAACCATCAATGAACTGATGATGGCGATCAAGGGGCCGGACTTTCCGACGGGCGCCTTGATCTTAGGCCGTGAGGGAATCCGCCAGGCCTATACAACCGGCCGGGGCGGCGTAAAAATGCGGGCCCAGTGCCGGATTGAGAAAATGGCCAACGGGAAAAACCGGATTTTGGTTACCGAGATTCCCTATCAGGTGAATAAGGCCAGACTGGTGGAGAAGATTGCCGAGTTGGTTCGCGACAAAGTGATTGACGGGGTTACCGATCTGCGGGATGAAAGTGACCGGAAAGGGATGCGGATCGTTATCGAACTGCGGCGGGATGTAAATGCCGATATTTTGCTTAATCAGTTGTACAAGCATACGCAGCTCCAGGAAACCTTCGGCATCATCATGCTGGCCCTTGTCGACAGACGGCCGCGGATTATGAATTTGCAGGAAATACTCTGGCACTATCTGGAACATCAAAAAGAAGTCATTGTCCGGCGGACACGGTTTGAACTGGCTAAAGCCAAGGCGAGGGCGCATATCCTGGAAGGGCTGAAAATCGCCCTGGATCACCTGGATGCGGTTATTACGACTATTCGCCAGTCTAAGACGGTGGACATCGCCAAGGAAGCGCTGATGACCGGCTTTGACTTAAGCGAAAAGCAGGCCCAGGCTATTCTGGACTTAAGACTCCAACGCTTGACCGGCCTGGAACGGGAAAAGATCGAGCAGGAGTACAAGGATATTTTGGAAACCATCGAATGGCTGGAGTCGGTATTGGCCGATGAGCATAAAGTTCTGGCGATTATTAAAGAAGAACTGCTGGATGTAAGAAAACGGTTTGCCGATGAACGGCGCACGGTGATTACCACCGATGTTTCCGAACTGAATATGGAAGATCTCATTGCCGAGGAAGATATTGTCCTGACCTTGACCCATGGCGGCTATATCAAGCGGCTGCCGGTGGACACCTACCGCAGTCAGAAGCGGGGCGGCAAGGGGGTAACCGGTATGGGCACCAAGGAAGAGGACTTCGTGGAGCATCTGTTTGTGACCACGACTCATAACAATGTGCTCTTCTTTACCAGCCGGGGCCGGGTGTATCAGTTGAAAGGCTATGAAATCCCGGAAGCCAGCCGTACGGCCAAGGGCACAGCCATCGTCAATATGCTGGCTTTAGAGCCGAATGAGAAGGTTACGGCCGTCATTCCGATTAAGGAATTTTCTGAACGAAAGTTCTTACTGATGGTCACCCGTAAGGGCATCGTCAAGAAAACCGAGTTGATGGAATTTGATACAACCCGCAAGGGTGGATTGATTGCTATCAACCTGGACGATGACGATGATTTGATCGGTGTAAAACTCACCGGCGGTGAGCATTATGTCATTATCGGCACCAAGGACGGTCTGGCCATCTATTTCCCGGAAACCAATGTCCGGGCCATGGGCCGGACGGCCCACGGCGTCAAAGGGATTACGCTGCATGACGGTGATAGTGTAGTGGGCATGGACACCGTCAAAAAGGACGGAGAACTGCTGACCGTTACCTCCGAGGGTTATGGCAAACGGACGCCGCTGGCGGAGTACCGCAACCAGTCCCGGGGCGGCAAAGGCGTCATTAACATTAAGGTGACGGAAAAGACAGGGCATGTTGTGGGCATTAAGGTGGTTAAACCGGGTCAGGAACTCATGCTGATTACGGGAGACGGCATTGTCATCCGTACGGAAATTGATGCAATTTCGGTGTTTAGCCGCAACGCCCAGGGCGTTAAGATCATGCGTACCGGCGAAACCGATACGGTGGTAGCCTTGGCAGTAGTTGAAAAAAAAGCGGATAATGAATAAAATAATATCCCGGCAGAGCCTGACCTGTTAAGGTTGGGCTTTGCCAGCATCACGGTGCAAATACATCTTTACTGGAGGCAGTTGCCATGCAGATCAAAAGGGTAGATTCGACCATCAGTACGTACAAACTACAGGAGTCAAGAGATTTCTATGTTAAGCATTTTGGCTTTGAGGTAGTATACGAGAGCGATTGGTATATCGAATTGTTGGCCAAGGGGCTGCCGACCGCGGGAATTAGCTTTGTGCTGGCCCAGCGGGAGGAGGGCGAGATTTTTAACGGTAAGGGCCTGATTATTTCTTTTGAGGTAGACGATGTGGACCGGGAGTTTTGGCGGCTTTCGGCCGAAGGGGTGGATATTTACCAGCCTATTCAGGAAAAACCCTGGGGTGAACGGAGCTTTGTCGTCAATGATCCCAATGGGGTGCACCTTTACATTTATAAACTAATTCCGGCCCAACCGGAATACCAAAAAATTTATGACGCCTACAAGAAATAACCCACAGAAAGGCGGAATACCGATGTCGGCTATTTTTGATGAGATGATTGACCGGCGGCGGACGAACTGCCGTAAATGGGATGCGGCCTGCCAGCTCTTCGGTAATGACGAAGTGCTGCCTATGTGGATTGCCGATATGGATTTTGCCGTGCCGGCGGCGGTGGCCAGGGCTGTACAAGAGCGGGCCGCCCATGAAATTTACGGCTATCCTCATAAGGAGGAGCGCTTTTATCGGGCCATCCAGAACTGGCTGCAGCACCGCCACGGCTGGCAGGTTCAGCCCGAGTGGATTTTAGGAAATCCCGGCGTTGTATCGGCTATCAGCACAGCCATTTTGGCCTTTACCGAACCGGGTGATAAAATTGTCATTCAGCCGCCGGTATATCCGCCGTTTTTTAGTTGTGTGACGAAAAATAACCGGCAACTGGTGGAAAATCCACTCCGCTTGGTCAACGGACAGTATCAGATGGATTTTGAGGATTTAACCGGCAAGTTGGACGGGGTAAAATTGCTGCTGTTGTGTAACCCTCATAATCCGGTAGGCCGGTCCTGGACCAGGGAGGAACTGCTGCGACTGGGGCAGCTTTGCGTAGAACGGGGCATCGTCATTGTATCTGATGAGATTCATGCCGATCTGGTTTTGCCCGGGGCTATTCATACGCCGATGGCGTCCTTGTCACCGGAGGTAGCTAGACTGACGGTCACTTGTATGGCGGCCAGTAAAACATTTAATGTAGCCGGCTTGTATACGTCGATTGCGCTGATTGCCGACCAGAAGCTACGGCAGCGGTTTAGCGGCGTCCTGGAGGCTCTCGATTTAAATGGTGGTAATCTCTTTGGTATTACCGCACTGATTGCTGCCTTTGAAGAGGGGGAGGCCTGGCTGGACGAGCTGCTCACTTACCTGGATGGTAATGTGCGTTATATGGTGGACTTTTTTGCCCGTCAGGTCGAGGGTATTACCCTGTCCCGACCGGAAGCTACCTATCTGGCCTGGCTGGATTGCCGGGAATTGCAGCTAAGTCAGGCCCGGCTGAAGAAGTTTTTTATTCAGGAAGCCAAGGTGGGCTTAAACGACGGCATGACCTTTGGCCGGGCAGGAGAAGGTTTTATGCGTTTAAATTACGGTTGTCCGCGAACAATACTGGAAGAAGGACTTGGCCGCATCGCGCAGGCAGTTCGGCTTCTTTAGGGAACCATTGATTAATTTAGCGGAGCTTTTTCCGTCTGGGTATGTCAGCAAAGCCTTGAAATAGCTGAGCTTCCTGCGGCTTTACTTTCTTGCCAGGCAAAAAAATCTCTCGCCAGGCCGATAGGCTCATTATATCTGCGGTTCCTTAGCGGCCGGCCGGTCCTTTTCCGATTGATTGATTATACCGTAATGGAGGTTTACTATGATTCGTGAGCGGCGGAGCAAGGGGAAATTAGAGTCTTATTATCATCAATTTGTGCACGAGGGAAAAATGGACCCCAATGTACATCCCTGGGTGGCGGAATCATGGCAGCGGAGTGCGGCCAATCAAATCGCCTATGAAACCATGCCCAGTTTAACGCGGCTGAGCAAGGCCGAACTGGCCGAGCGGCAGCAAAGTCATCAGACGGCCATTGAATATTTGCAGGGGCTATATCAGGATGTACAGGAACACTTTACCCGTTATAATTTAAGTTTATTGCTGCTGGACCATGAATGCTATGTACTGAAAAGCTATGCCATGCCGTTTTTTCAAAAGACCCCGGGCGAGGTAGCCGGTGCCAGGCTGACGGAAGAGGACATCGGTACCTCGAGTATTAGCATTGCCTATGAGCATCAAGTTCCGTTCCTGCTGTTTGGGCCGGAAATGTGGATTGAGGAATGCCAGACCGGAGATGCTTTCTCGGCGCCGATTATTCTGGGCGGTCAGACCCGGTATCTTTTGACTCTGATTTCGGCGGAGCGGGAAGCCTTGCCGTATAGCTCAGTGGCAGCACTGATGTTCAGCATGAAATATGCGATGGAAAAACACCTGGATATGCAGGCTAAACTGGTGGCCTGCCAGGCGATTTTGGATGCCGTGCCTTTGGCGGTATACCATATTGAGCCGGGCGGGGAGGTTACTTATGCCAACAAGCTGGGCGAAGAACGGCTGGAAGCGGCCGGTGCGCCACACAAACGGCCCAGCCTGAACGAGGTCGTCCTTAATTACCGTCATACGCCGTTGTACCGGGGCTTTCTGGGCATCCCCTCCTACAACAAGGAGGTCACCTGGATTACACCCACCAAGACCTACGAGGATATTACCACGGTGGTTCCCTTGTATGGGCTGGATAAAGAAGTTGACAGCGTCCTGGCAGTTTCCCTGCCGATCGAGGATCTGCGGAATATGGTGGCCCATGCGGTGGGCTATACTGCCAGGTACAGTCTGGCCAGCATGGTAGGGGAAGATGAGGCCTTTGTCAGTTTGAAGGATAAAGCTGCCCGCATCGCCCGCTCCGGGCAAGCGGTGTTGCTGCAGGGAGAACCGGGCTCCGGCAAACAACGGCTGGCTCATGGCATTCATCAGGCCAGCCCGCGGGCCGGCGGTCCGCTGATTACACTGAAATGCGGCGATATGCCGCCGGAAATGCTGGAGGATGAACTGTTTGGCGTCAATATTTCGGCCGAGGAAAGCCGTACCGGCAAGCTGGAACTGGCCAATGGCGGTACGCTTTTTTTGGACGAGGTGGAAAAACTACCGCTTCATACGGCGGTCAGGCTGGCGGAATCGCTGGAGCACCGGCGATTGACCCGCATTGGCGAGGAGGTTCTCCGGCCGATTGATGTGCGGATTATTGCGGCCTGCGACAGTGACTTGAAACGGCTTAGCGAAAAGGGGATTTTTTCGGAAAGCCTGTATAAATTAGTTTCCAAATCGATTATCCGGATGATGCCGTTGCGGGCCAGAAAG
It encodes:
- the gyrA gene encoding DNA gyrase subunit A; the protein is MDFGLGKVLPVRIEDEMKNSYIDYAMSVIVMRALPDVRDGLKPVHRRILYAMHEAGMAPNKPYKKSARIVGEVLGKYHPHGDSSVYDATVRMAQDFSIRYLLVDGHGNFGSIDGDSAAAMRYTEVRMSRVAESMLEDIERDTVDFAPNYDESLKEPTVLPSKIPNLLVNGSAGIAVGMATNIPPHNLGEVVDGLIMMIDNPEVTINELMMAIKGPDFPTGALILGREGIRQAYTTGRGGVKMRAQCRIEKMANGKNRILVTEIPYQVNKARLVEKIAELVRDKVIDGVTDLRDESDRKGMRIVIELRRDVNADILLNQLYKHTQLQETFGIIMLALVDRRPRIMNLQEILWHYLEHQKEVIVRRTRFELAKAKARAHILEGLKIALDHLDAVITTIRQSKTVDIAKEALMTGFDLSEKQAQAILDLRLQRLTGLEREKIEQEYKDILETIEWLESVLADEHKVLAIIKEELLDVRKRFADERRTVITTDVSELNMEDLIAEEDIVLTLTHGGYIKRLPVDTYRSQKRGGKGVTGMGTKEEDFVEHLFVTTTHNNVLFFTSRGRVYQLKGYEIPEASRTAKGTAIVNMLALEPNEKVTAVIPIKEFSERKFLLMVTRKGIVKKTELMEFDTTRKGGLIAINLDDDDDLIGVKLTGGEHYVIIGTKDGLAIYFPETNVRAMGRTAHGVKGITLHDGDSVVGMDTVKKDGELLTVTSEGYGKRTPLAEYRNQSRGGKGVINIKVTEKTGHVVGIKVVKPGQELMLITGDGIVIRTEIDAISVFSRNAQGVKIMRTGETDTVVALAVVEKKADNE
- a CDS encoding VOC family protein; its protein translation is MQIKRVDSTISTYKLQESRDFYVKHFGFEVVYESDWYIELLAKGLPTAGISFVLAQREEGEIFNGKGLIISFEVDDVDREFWRLSAEGVDIYQPIQEKPWGERSFVVNDPNGVHLYIYKLIPAQPEYQKIYDAYKK
- a CDS encoding MalY/PatB family protein; amino-acid sequence: MSAIFDEMIDRRRTNCRKWDAACQLFGNDEVLPMWIADMDFAVPAAVARAVQERAAHEIYGYPHKEERFYRAIQNWLQHRHGWQVQPEWILGNPGVVSAISTAILAFTEPGDKIVIQPPVYPPFFSCVTKNNRQLVENPLRLVNGQYQMDFEDLTGKLDGVKLLLLCNPHNPVGRSWTREELLRLGQLCVERGIVIVSDEIHADLVLPGAIHTPMASLSPEVARLTVTCMAASKTFNVAGLYTSIALIADQKLRQRFSGVLEALDLNGGNLFGITALIAAFEEGEAWLDELLTYLDGNVRYMVDFFARQVEGITLSRPEATYLAWLDCRELQLSQARLKKFFIQEAKVGLNDGMTFGRAGEGFMRLNYGCPRTILEEGLGRIAQAVRLL
- a CDS encoding sigma-54-dependent Fis family transcriptional regulator, whose amino-acid sequence is MIRERRSKGKLESYYHQFVHEGKMDPNVHPWVAESWQRSAANQIAYETMPSLTRLSKAELAERQQSHQTAIEYLQGLYQDVQEHFTRYNLSLLLLDHECYVLKSYAMPFFQKTPGEVAGARLTEEDIGTSSISIAYEHQVPFLLFGPEMWIEECQTGDAFSAPIILGGQTRYLLTLISAEREALPYSSVAALMFSMKYAMEKHLDMQAKLVACQAILDAVPLAVYHIEPGGEVTYANKLGEERLEAAGAPHKRPSLNEVVLNYRHTPLYRGFLGIPSYNKEVTWITPTKTYEDITTVVPLYGLDKEVDSVLAVSLPIEDLRNMVAHAVGYTARYSLASMVGEDEAFVSLKDKAARIARSGQAVLLQGEPGSGKQRLAHGIHQASPRAGGPLITLKCGDMPPEMLEDELFGVNISAEESRTGKLELANGGTLFLDEVEKLPLHTAVRLAESLEHRRLTRIGEEVLRPIDVRIIAACDSDLKRLSEKGIFSESLYKLVSKSIIRMMPLRARKDDIPVLARHIMAEIAGQHRMTPKELAPEAAEFLMSYDWPGNVKQLQGVVEQAFFNTPGETIMPANINLPGNKSLAAATWKEDREVFIEAWKSAGGNISRLANMLNVSRVTLYRYLKKYGLEKD